CATATGAAGAAATTTTTAAAATTTGGGTGTTTAGGTTTTATAGGATTAATTGTAGTAATAATTATAATCGCGGTTGCAACAAGTGGTGGAGATGACACATCTACTGATGATACTTCGATTAATAATTCAACAGAGTCAAAAGATAAATCTAAAGAAGATAAAAAAGGTTCTTTAACAAAAGAAAAGTTCGGTAAAATTAAAGAAGGCATGAGTTATGAAGAAGTAGTTAATATAGTTGGATCTAAGGGAACAGTAATTTCTGAAACTGGTGAAGAAGGAACAGACTTACACACAATAATGTATGAATTTGAAACTGATGGTTTTATGTCCAACTCAAACATGATGTTCCAAGGGGGAAAATTGATAAATAAAGCTCAGGTAGGTCTTGGCGGTGGTTCTGATGTTGAGATTACTCTTGATCAATTTAATGAAATCAAAAACGGAATGACTCTTGAAGAAGTTGTATCAATAGTTGGCGGAGAAGGAGAAATAATTTCTGAATCAGGTGAAAAGGGTTCAAGTGCTCATACAGTAATGTATTCATATACTGGTGATAAACTTGCATCAAGTGTTTCTCTAATGTTCCAAGGTAATAAACTACAAAACAAATCACAATTCGGACTTGAATAAACAAATTAATCAGCCCTTACTCAATAAAGAGTAGGGGCTTTGTTATGTATTAGATATACATCTTATTACATGTTGTCAACACCGGTTCGTTTTTCCTCATTTTCATCGGAATAAAAACCTCTGAATACACCAGCCCTATAGAGCCATGTTTAAATACCAAGATATATAGCCATAATAAACCACCCCAAAAGGTAGAGTCCAAATTTAACTTTTGAGGTGCACTTGGAGAGGGATTTACATAATACTTATACGCAGACTGCAGCTAAAACTTTTTGAATATCATAAATACTTTTATCTTTTTTAAATTGTTTCGATATAGCTGGTAATTGGGCTCCAGAGATCCAAATTTTCAATTCAGCATCTAAATCAAAGTGTCCGGCAGTTTCTACACTAAAATGAGAAATACTCTTAAAAGGAATGGAATGGTATTCGACTTTTTTTCCAGTAAGTCCTTGCTTATCCACTAAAAGAAGACGTTTGTCCGTAAAGACAATTAAATCTCTGATCAGCTTAAAAGCAACGTCAATTTCTTCACCATTAGTTAAAATTTGCTCTAAATCTTTTGATGCCTCTTCTTTACTTAATGTACTTGCATTTCCTAGCATGCCATTCAAGAATCCCATCTTCTTTCCTCCTTGATCGTTTGTGTCCATATTTTCAGCGTATTAAAATTCTCTTAGTTTATGATAGGTGAAGTAATCTAATTTTAAAAGCGCATAGTAACATGACTTTTTATTTTTATTCCTCAACTATATAGCTCACATCTAGGTTGTACGTTTGTACCTGTAATATGCGTTTGATTTCATTCAAATTAATATAGAATAGAAAGAATCGGTAAAGTGTGAAAGAATGAAGAAAAATTAACGTATTAGGAGGGATTAAATGGAACTAGTAGATATACTTAAAAATAAAAAAGTTAAAGTAACGGAAATACCAAAATGGGGAGCTTATTTACGTCAGCAGTGGGAAAGTAAGTTTGCTAACCATATTAGTTATGAAGAAAAAAAGTCAATTTATCTTTATGATGATCGTATTGGATGTGGTTATTTATGGCATGTGTTTAGCTGGGAAAAAAGGGATCATTTAAAAGAAGAAAAGGCAGAAAAAGAATTTAATAATGAACTAAAGAATACTTGTTATGTTTTTTATCAACACTCAGATGATGCGTTAATTCTTGAGAATGCATCTAAGTTTACCGCTGATGATCTGTCAAATGAAGAAGACGTTTATGTTGTAGATAAAGAATTGAAATGGACTTATGTTAAAACACATGAAATAGAGTGTGGTCCTTATTTTAGTAGATTGTGACTTAAGGAACAGATATCTTAGTTTACACAGATAGTGATGGGGAAGTACGACTTTTTTATCAAAATCGTACTTTCAAATAAGGAAAAATTACTTCTAAGAATGCAGTAGAGACTTTAGGTAATCTACGTGTTCCCGATCCTTGTCAAGAATTTTATGGACTATACTTAGACTTTCTTCATCCAATTTATCTCTTACTAATTCTTCGGTCATTTTTATACCATATAGATTTTCTCCTTTAATAGCATGTTTGATAATTTCTTCTTCTGTATTTTCCTTTTTAAATACCTTCCCAATTGCTCCTTCCACTTTTCCAACTATGCCTTCACTCGTTACAGGTGTACCGCCTAGATTCTGAATTCTTTCTGAAATAATGGCTGCATGGTTTTTTTGATCTTTCTGGATTGAAATGAACGAGTCTTTTAATGAGGAATGCTGCAGGTGCTTTATAAAGTGTTCGTAGGCGTGAATGCCCATGTATTGGCCCTGTAGAAATTTGTTCAGTGTCTTAATCGTTTGTTGCTGATCCAATTAGATCACCCCTTTAAAGTAATAACATTATTATGCCTTTTAAAGTGAAAATTATTGAATTGAAATTTATTGCTTGGATAGAATCCAATTTTTCTATTAGCACTAAAGTTACTCTTTAACAAATAAAATCATAAGCCACTCATATGAAGACTATGACAACCTACTTTTAACATATCTTTATAAATGAATAAAATGAAGGTATGTGATAACTAATTATTACACAAAAAGAAATTGTATTTTATACAATTAAAGCATCATCAATTAAAAAGTTTTTAATCATAGATCTTATAGCGGGTACAGGTATTTACTATGTGGTCAAAATAATTTATACAAGTGTATTACTAGGAATGGCTGGAAGTTTTATTGGGGCTGAAGGAATTAAAAAGATGTCTAAGATTCCATAGACGAGCATAATAGGGTATCAGAAAAGAAGCATTCTTTAGTATAATGTATCTGTTAAAGTTAGGGCATGTTCTGATCTTTACAAAAGAGAGTATAGTAAAGTTGGTGAAAATATGTCAGATGAAAAATATGAATTAGTAAAAGCGTTTCCCAAAGAATTAAAGGAAGATACATTAAGAGTGTTGGATATGATGAACCGAAAAATCAGATTCTCAAACTGTTTTGAGGTTCATTATAAAGGAAGTACGTTAAATATTCCCGAGCGTATTTACTATGATGAAACATCTTTATCGCAAAATAATTCATTAACAGATAGACAACAAATAATATTAAATTGTTTATTTACAAGGCATAACGTTGGTTATGTTAGAGAAGAAAATTTAAAAAAGATAATTCATCATTGCAGTGAATACAATTGGATAGTTCCTTATTTAATGCGACTGACAGGTGAGTACGTAATTGAAATCTTACAAGTGATAAAAGATAACATAGGTAATCTTGATAAAGGTATAATCCAAGAATTCATTGGAGAAAATGCTGGATTTTATAATACAATTGAAAGTCAAATAGTAAGTTATTGGGATTGTTACTATCGCAGTAAATATCCAGTTAAAACAGATTATGTGGGTTTTGTACTAATTGAGTATTTTAGATCGTAAATATACTTCTCTCTTTTAGTCTTTCTTTCTAATTTCACAAAACGTATTAATATTAATTAAACTGATGTATAATTATTGAGCATTATATAACAGTTTAGAGGTGAATTTCCGTGGAGTGGCTAGTCCAGTATAAAGGCTGGATACTTGTTGGACTATGTTTAGTTGTTGTTTCAGGTATCATGAAAATGTTATTTAAAAATAAGGGTGAATCTAATTCTGAAGCAGTATCTGGGGACTCAAGGAGTCATGTGAGGGGTAGTAGTAAAAGTAGTAGTACCCATCATCATGATGAATGATTTTTACATAAAACGATAAATTTCTACTTATATGCCAGGAAGAATCAGTTAAATTAGAAATCCTTCAGAGACCAAAAAAGTAACG
The Peribacillus sp. FSL H8-0477 genome window above contains:
- a CDS encoding PH domain-containing protein — its product is MGFLNGMLGNASTLSKEEASKDLEQILTNGEEIDVAFKLIRDLIVFTDKRLLLVDKQGLTGKKVEYHSIPFKSISHFSVETAGHFDLDAELKIWISGAQLPAISKQFKKDKSIYDIQKVLAAVCV
- a CDS encoding ferritin-like domain-containing protein, coding for MDQQQTIKTLNKFLQGQYMGIHAYEHFIKHLQHSSLKDSFISIQKDQKNHAAIISERIQNLGGTPVTSEGIVGKVEGAIGKVFKKENTEEEIIKHAIKGENLYGIKMTEELVRDKLDEESLSIVHKILDKDREHVDYLKSLLHS
- a CDS encoding DUF3862 domain-containing protein; the encoded protein is MKKFLKFGCLGFIGLIVVIIIIAVATSGGDDTSTDDTSINNSTESKDKSKEDKKGSLTKEKFGKIKEGMSYEEVVNIVGSKGTVISETGEEGTDLHTIMYEFETDGFMSNSNMMFQGGKLINKAQVGLGGGSDVEITLDQFNEIKNGMTLEEVVSIVGGEGEIISESGEKGSSAHTVMYSYTGDKLASSVSLMFQGNKLQNKSQFGLE
- a CDS encoding DUF4275 family protein, which gives rise to MELVDILKNKKVKVTEIPKWGAYLRQQWESKFANHISYEEKKSIYLYDDRIGCGYLWHVFSWEKRDHLKEEKAEKEFNNELKNTCYVFYQHSDDALILENASKFTADDLSNEEDVYVVDKELKWTYVKTHEIECGPYFSRL